Sequence from the [Bacteroides] pectinophilus genome:
GGCATATGACTGGCATAACGGATCAATGATAGCGCTTATACTTCTTATAATTATCTGTGTTGTCACGATTATTTCGGGTGACAGGGATACGGAAGGAAAGGACAGAGGAGGTGCAATCTTATGATTAAAAAGGGAATCAGCTCGGCGTTTATTGCGCTTGTACTTCTTTTTATGTATTTTCCGATTCTTATAATAGCAGTGTACAGCTTTACGGATGCAGCCAATATCGGGACGATAAGCTCATTCTCACTTCAGAATTATATTACGCTCTTTACGACTGAAGAGCTGAAAGATATGATACTTGGTTCGCTTCTGCTTGCAGTAGGAAGTGCGGCACTGGCAACGATACTTGGAACACTCGGAGCAATAGGGTCATTCTATTCAAAGAAGAGAACAAGAACAGCGATGTCGGTACTTAACCAGGTACCTGTTGTAAATGCTGACGTTGTTACGGGATTTTCACTGTGCATACTGCTCGTTGTAGTTCTCGGCGTGAGCAAGGATACATATGTGCCGCTCGTTGCAGGGCATGTGGTCTTAAGTGCTCCGTTTGTATATCTTGCTGTTATACCGAAGCTTAAGCAGATGGATCAGAGC
This genomic interval carries:
- a CDS encoding ABC transporter permease, which gives rise to MIKKGISSAFIALVLLFMYFPILIIAVYSFTDAANIGTISSFSLQNYITLFTTEELKDMILGSLLLAVGSAALATILGTLGAIGSFYSKKRTRTAMSVLNQVPVVNADVVTGFSLCILLVVVLGVSKDTYVPLVAGHVVLSAPFVYLAVIPKLKQMDQSLYEAALDLGASPAYALWHVIIPQAASGIVSGFVMAITLSLDDYFVATYTKPATFDTISTYVVNATKGSQTQIKTALWALSTIIFILVVILEAAVNFAPSGNGRRGGAGEETAIDE